The following DNA comes from Actinomycetes bacterium.
CGGACCGGGCCCGGCTCGATGCGCTGCTCGCGCCCCGGGCCGTGGCCGTGGTCGGTGCCGCCCCGAGCAGCGACGCCGCCGTGACCCTTGTCCGCAACCTGGTCGACCTCGGCTATGCGGGCGCGGTCTACCCGGTCCACCCGGCGGCGGCGCCGATCTGCGGGCTGCGCGCCTACCCCAGCCTGGCCGACCTGCCCGGGCCGGTCGAGGCGGCCGCGCT
Coding sequences within:
- a CDS encoding CoA-binding protein → MSRPDRARLDALLAPRAVAVVGAAPSSDAAVTLVRNLVDLGYAGAVYPVHPAAAPICGLRAYPSLADLPGPVEAAAL